AAACACCATCCCAGAGCTGCTCTAGCCTTTTATCCCGCCCCAAACTGTCCCCTACTCAGGCTAGACATGATATGAAGGCCCCCGACAGCCGCCCGCTGTTGACACGCTCACTCTGAGGTTTCCCCAGCTTGTTCTGATGTGGAGGCACGTTCGACGTGCGGCTGTCTGCACCGACCTGCGCCTTCAATGCGTGAATCTCAACCACCAAGCGGTCGCGCTCCGCCGTCATCTCCCGGAGTTGGGTCACAAGCGTGTGACGGTGAAGGCAGGTGGGGTTCGACGCCCTCACCTTATCAGGACACGGTTCGCAAGGAAGGCTGCTGAGTCGTCACTCCAAAAGAGCCGTTTCATAACATCTGTAGACATTGATGGTGACCTCATGGACAACGTAGAGCTATTTTCGTTAGCTATCACATCAGCAGAGGGTGAGCGTATCCGAGAGCCGCTGATCAGTAGGGGTCTCTGCTCGAGCTGAACACTTACCCTATTTTTCGAGGGCCTGCATCATGCTAGTCATCGGCAGGAAGACACTCACCACGATGACGCCAACGACCGAGCCCAGCATCACCATCAGCACCGGCTCAATCGTGGCAGTGAGCGACTCGACCTGATTTGTGACTTCGTCGTTGTACACCTCGCCCAAGTAACTCAGGGTTTCTTTGAGATTGGCTTTCTCCTCCGCGGCCTTGAACTGCAGGGCAAACTGTTCCGGGAATTCCTTGGGATACTGGAGCAACACCGGGTACATGCGATTGCCGACGAGGGCAGCCTCGCAGATTTCGTGCATGTGCTGGGCATAGAGTGCGTTGCCTGCGATGCTGGCGGCGATCTGGAGCGTTTCGGGGAGTGGGATGTCGTTCTTGAGCATCACCGAGATACTGCGGCTGATGCGGGCGAGAATGAAGGTACGGAGCAGCGGTCCGACGATGATCAGGCGCAGCAGCAGCGTGTCGGTGTTTAACTTCCCGGCAGGCGTCTTTCGATACTGCAGCACACTGTAGACCGTCAGCCCCAAGACCAGCAGGATACCTGCCGTATACAAGGGATTGGAGGCGACTTCTGAGATGGCCTTCACCGCCTTGGTGAGTGGTGGCAGCTCGGCGTGGAGACCATCCAGGATCTTCATAAAGGTTGGGACGACGTTGCCCATGATGAAGTAGGTCACGACGATACAGGCAACCATGATGATGGTCGGGAGGGTGAGCCCTTTTTTGACCATGCCGGTGATGCGCAGCTGCCATTTGTACATCTCGCCGAGTTCTTTGAGTGGCCGGGCGAGGTTGCCGCTGGCCCGTCCCATGCGGAGGAAGGCCACGAACACCGGGTCGAAGGCCTTGGCGTGCTCTTTCTTGCCGAAGACCTCCTCGATGGGTTCTCCGTCGTCGACGTCGCGGCGGATACGTTCGACGGTCTGACGGAGGTAGGCATTGGTGGTCGTGCGGGCCGCGACCGCGAGCGCTTCGCCTTGCGACACGCCACCGCCCAAGAGCTGCGCGAACTGCTGGGTAAACAGGGCCTTATCCTTCAACGAAGGATTGCGTTTACTCCACGGCAGCACAATGTCCTGCGACTTGGCAATGCGCGTGGGCGCAAGACCCATCGCGGTGATGCTCTGCCGGGCCGCGTCGGCAGTCGCGGCATCGATCCTGCCCTTGCGGAGCTGGCCGCTGGGGTCATACGCGTTGTACGTCCAAATCATGGTCGTCTCCTTGAACAACGCGGACGCCCCACCACGGCTGGGTGAAGCGTCCGCGCAGCGCGGGGTTACTGGGGCAGCCAGGCGTAGCTGATCGGATAGGTGTGACCGCCCTCATCCTTGGCCTGCCACGTCAGCGTGACGGGATCGGTGGCCCGCGTCTGGACCTTGACACTGCCGACCAGCATCGATTTGGGCATCAGGGTGCCGGTGGCGGTTCCAGCACTGCTGTCGCGCACGGTCAGCTGCGCGGCGAGCTGCTGCCCGTTCTGGTACGCACGGAGGGTATTGGGGTCGATCTGCACGCTGGAGATATCACTCAGGTTGCTGATGCTGTAGCTCACGGTATTGCCCCGGTTCCGGAACGACAGGCGCAGGTAGTTGGGCACCAGCGTGATGGCGGGATTCATGGTGGTGGCCGTGGGCTGTGCTACGGCCACGGGGGCAGGGGCAGGAGCTGTGACCGGCGCGGGGGTGGCGGCGACCGGGGCGGGGGCGCTGAACATCTGTGCGGCAGAGGGCAGGACTGCCTGCGGTGCTGCGGCGAACACCGGAGTCGGGGCGACGGCCACTGGGGTCGGCGCGGCGCTGGGGGCGCTGTTGAAGACCTGGGCGGGGCTGCTGGGGAACGCCGCCTGCGCCTGGGGTGCGGCGGACGGGACCGGCGAAACGGCCTGTGGCGCAGCGGGCTGGCTCTGCAACGGCTGCGCGACGGTGGCCGGGAGCGTGAGGCCTGTCGGCTTCGCACTCAGGGCTGCCATGACCTGCTGCGTTGGCGTCGCGGCTTGTGGGGCGGGTGCCTGGGGGGTCGGCGTCTGGCTGATCATCTGGGTGATGCGCGTCCATTCCGCCTGGTAGCGCACCATCTCTTCGAGCGACGCCACGTGCAGCGAGCTGGGGCTTTGGATGGTGATGCTGATGCCGGTCCCTTCGTAGTTGGCGATGTAGTAGACGTTATCGGCGATGGTCTGCGTGCCGTAGGGCAGGGTGTAAATATTGAGCGGCATGACCATCGGCTGGGAGCCAGGGGCCGACACAATCGCCTTGGTGAGCTGCGGCTGGGCGGGCAGCGGCGTCACCGGTGCGGCAGTTTGTGCGTGCACAGAACCGAAGAGAAGGGCGGTGGTGAGCAACATCGGCAGGGAGCGCAGCAGCTTTTTCATAATGAATGACCTCTACAGGGGAGTGTGGCTGTTCTGGGGGTGACGGGGACGGCGTGACCGCTCCCGTCTGGGTTTACTTGCCGGGGATAGTCACGCGGGTCACGCCGTCGCCCAGCTGCGGCGGGGTCGGTGCCCGGTCGTCGGTGCGGTCAGCGGCCTGCAGCGTGATCAGCAGCACGCTGCTTGACGCAGTGTTGCTGCTCTTGCCGAACAGCCCGCCGATCACAGGGATTTGACTGAGCAGGGGGACACCTTTGCTGTTCTGCGCGGTGTCCTGACTGAGCACGCCGCCGAGGATGAGGGGTTCGCCTGGGGTGACCGTCACCACCGTCGTCATGCTGCGTTTGGCGATGATCACGCTGTCGGCCACGCCGGACACGGGCTGCTCGCCCAGCTGGAGTTCGACGGTCAGTTCGATGCGGCCGTCCGGCGCGAGGCGGGGGACCAGGGTGACGTCCAGGCCGTAGTCGTAGCTGGTGCGGCTGGTGCTGGTGGTGCCGCCACTGGTGGTGGTGCTGCTGGGCAGGAGGATCTGCCCGCCGTTTTTAAAGTTTGCACTGCGGCCATCCTGTGCAGCGAACGTGGTATCGAGCAGGGTATTGGCGCGGCCTTCGCTGCGAGCGGCATTCAAGGTGGCGGAGAGGCTGAGCGCACCGACGCCGGGCTTGTAGCCAGCGCTCAGACTGCCCGCCGACTGCGCGATGCTGAAGCCGCCCAGACCGACGCTCCAGTCCACGCCCAGATCCTGCCCGGTGCTGCCGCTGATCTGCTCGACTTTGAGGGCCATGCGGACATCCGACAGTCGGGTATCGAGATCAGCGATGGTGCGTTGCATGCGGGCGACCGTCGCGGATGGGCCGGACAGCACGATGGAGCGGCTGCGTTCGTCCGGCACGATGCGCACGTCGCTGGTGGCGGCTGGGGTCGCAGCTGACGTGGGGGTGGTGGCGGCAGGGGCGGGTGTCGCTGCCTCGGTGGTCGTCGGTGTCGCGGGGGTGGCCGAGGTGGTCGCGGGCGTGACGGCCGCTGCGGCGCTGCCCGAGCTGTAGAGGGTCGTGAGTTCTGCCGCGATCACGCTGGGGAGCGCGTAGGACAGGGGCACGCGCACCGTGATCGGTTCGACGGGGGCGGCCGGTGCAGCGGGGGCTGGCGGCGCGGGGGGCAGCGCCTGCACCACGCTAGCCAGGTACATGCTGACGCGCACCTGCTCCTGTGGCGTTCCCCGCACTTCCAGACCACCCGGCACGATGCGCGCCGAGACGGTCGAGACGACCTCTTTCAGGCTGTCGATGGCGGTGGCCGGGACGCGTGGGTAG
The Deinococcus ruber DNA segment above includes these coding regions:
- a CDS encoding type II secretion system F family protein encodes the protein MIWTYNAYDPSGQLRKGRIDAATADAARQSITAMGLAPTRIAKSQDIVLPWSKRNPSLKDKALFTQQFAQLLGGGVSQGEALAVAARTTTNAYLRQTVERIRRDVDDGEPIEEVFGKKEHAKAFDPVFVAFLRMGRASGNLARPLKELGEMYKWQLRITGMVKKGLTLPTIIMVACIVVTYFIMGNVVPTFMKILDGLHAELPPLTKAVKAISEVASNPLYTAGILLVLGLTVYSVLQYRKTPAGKLNTDTLLLRLIIVGPLLRTFILARISRSISVMLKNDIPLPETLQIAASIAGNALYAQHMHEICEAALVGNRMYPVLLQYPKEFPEQFALQFKAAEEKANLKETLSYLGEVYNDEVTNQVESLTATIEPVLMVMLGSVVGVIVVSVFLPMTSMMQALEK
- a CDS encoding type II secretion system protein GspD translates to MNKSLLALSLTLLLAVPASALGATATASRLPSLAVQLTGNPRLDKPLTVVLPAGAPLSTVLNVIARASGLTLLARDIPPFQVNTNFKGLTARAALEQLLSLYQDAIKGQLIGNTLVVAPAIYVDRLNVVPGSARSVVPVTINDDDARRLSGLTGAQVLPINGTTIVSGSPAQIQDVQKLLLGMSKPLPAAAKIPTKVSADVQIGDVDPALAQKAIDELYGVTITVAYGRAYLQSDNPDKIQKALTTLKQLASDAQAAHDAEVAAQEAAQKAAAQQKADQDAAQQKLNDQEAAQKAAQVAAQQATAQQEAAQKAAAAPVPTPAPPPPLSLEQRTVSTTLSADLLTRLATVSGAVKLNPLDAGTYVVQGNKDDLALFTQALQAAEIREATRISVTYPRVPATAIDSLKEVVSTVSARIVPGGLEVRGTPQEQVRVSMYLASVVQALPPAPPAPAAPAAPVEPITVRVPLSYALPSVIAAELTTLYSSGSAAAAVTPATTSATPATPTTTEAATPAPAATTPTSAATPAATSDVRIVPDERSRSIVLSGPSATVARMQRTIADLDTRLSDVRMALKVEQISGSTGQDLGVDWSVGLGGFSIAQSAGSLSAGYKPGVGALSLSATLNAARSEGRANTLLDTTFAAQDGRSANFKNGGQILLPSSTTTSGGTTSTSRTSYDYGLDVTLVPRLAPDGRIELTVELQLGEQPVSGVADSVIIAKRSMTTVVTVTPGEPLILGGVLSQDTAQNSKGVPLLSQIPVIGGLFGKSSNTASSSVLLITLQAADRTDDRAPTPPQLGDGVTRVTIPGK